One window of the Halobacillus litoralis genome contains the following:
- the spoIIIAA gene encoding stage III sporulation protein AA, translating to MKEIIRLFPSPIQHLLKSEVCWKSVQEIRLRVDRPIEILDSSHHQKLKGTLMTPENLSFVLNQISQFSLYRFKDELKEGFITIEGGHRVGLAGKANTHHNEVDTLKHISFMNIRVAKATSGQVESLVPYLYKDGKWQSTLIIGPPHSGKTTVLRELSKYIGSPHRGYQAAKVAVVDERSEIAASMKGVPQLEVGERTDVMDACPKAEGMMMMIRSMSPDVLIVDEIGGETDALAVREATFTGVDVICSIHGNSLSGVRKRPSANRLIEEQIFERYLILERMTPAKRRGLTILDQSGQVLATWKGSDSGAMDRSRHHTDGHYVSRF from the coding sequence ATGAAGGAGATTATCCGTTTGTTTCCATCACCTATCCAACATCTCTTAAAAAGCGAGGTCTGTTGGAAGAGTGTCCAGGAAATCCGCTTGCGAGTCGATCGTCCCATTGAGATCTTAGATTCTTCCCATCATCAAAAATTAAAGGGAACCCTGATGACCCCTGAAAATCTATCTTTTGTTCTAAACCAGATCAGTCAATTCTCACTCTATCGATTCAAAGACGAATTAAAAGAGGGGTTCATTACAATCGAAGGCGGTCATAGAGTTGGTTTGGCTGGAAAAGCGAACACTCATCACAATGAAGTAGATACTTTGAAGCATATCTCTTTCATGAATATCCGAGTCGCTAAGGCTACAAGTGGACAAGTCGAGAGTTTAGTACCGTATTTGTATAAGGATGGGAAATGGCAGAGCACGTTGATCATTGGTCCACCTCACTCAGGAAAAACGACAGTGCTAAGGGAACTCAGCAAATATATAGGCTCCCCTCATCGAGGTTATCAGGCTGCAAAGGTAGCAGTGGTAGACGAGCGTTCAGAAATCGCGGCGAGTATGAAAGGGGTTCCGCAACTAGAAGTAGGAGAGAGGACGGATGTCATGGATGCCTGTCCAAAAGCGGAAGGCATGATGATGATGATTCGATCGATGTCTCCAGATGTATTGATCGTAGATGAAATAGGTGGAGAAACCGATGCGCTTGCTGTCCGGGAAGCCACGTTCACAGGGGTGGATGTCATATGCAGTATCCACGGAAACAGCTTGTCAGGGGTGAGAAAGAGACCTTCTGCCAATCGATTAATTGAAGAGCAGATTTTTGAAAGATACCTTATTTTAGAGCGTATGACACCAGCGAAACGGAGAGGTTTAACAATTTTGGATCAATCTGGACAAGTTCTTGCTACATGGAAGGGAAGTGATTCAGGTGCAATGGATCGGAGCCGTCATCATACTGACGGTCACTACGTTAGCAGGTTTTGA
- the spoIIIAB gene encoding stage III sporulation protein SpoIIIAB, translated as MQWIGAVIILTVTTLAGFDIASRYKQRPGHIRQWKNALQMIEAEMVYGQSSLWEVCESLARHLPRPISQFFEKIVQEQATCDDFSQLWSEQLKKHWSWNAMTKTELEILIQFGRTLGQHDLEQQQKQIQLTLHHLDRELHEALEAGEQYQKMARGMGILSGLLVIILII; from the coding sequence GTGCAATGGATCGGAGCCGTCATCATACTGACGGTCACTACGTTAGCAGGTTTTGATATCGCTTCTAGATATAAGCAAAGACCCGGCCACATCCGGCAGTGGAAAAACGCCCTGCAAATGATAGAAGCAGAAATGGTCTATGGTCAATCCTCATTATGGGAAGTTTGTGAAAGTTTAGCCAGGCATTTGCCAAGACCGATTTCTCAATTTTTCGAGAAAATTGTCCAGGAGCAAGCCACATGTGATGATTTCTCTCAGCTTTGGTCCGAACAATTGAAGAAACACTGGTCTTGGAATGCGATGACAAAAACTGAGCTGGAAATATTGATTCAGTTCGGACGTACATTGGGTCAACACGATTTAGAGCAGCAGCAAAAACAAATTCAATTGACACTCCATCACCTTGACCGTGAACTCCATGAAGCTCTCGAGGCTGGTGAGCAATACCAAAAGATGGCCAGAGGGATGGGTATCTTGAGCGGGTTGCTCGTAATTATCTTAATTATATAA
- the spoIIIAC gene encoding stage III sporulation protein AC, with the protein MLQDASILFQIAGVGIIVAMIHSILKQMGKEEIAQVVTLTGFIIVLFIVLHRLADLFQQIKSVFLYQG; encoded by the coding sequence GTGCTTCAAGATGCATCGATCTTGTTCCAAATAGCAGGTGTGGGAATAATTGTCGCTATGATTCACAGTATTTTAAAACAAATGGGAAAAGAGGAAATCGCACAGGTTGTAACGTTAACAGGCTTTATCATTGTCCTGTTCATCGTACTTCACCGCCTGGCCGATCTTTTTCAGCAGATCAAATCGGTTTTCCTTTATCAAGGGTAG
- the spoIIIAD gene encoding stage III sporulation protein AD, whose amino-acid sequence MDIIQVVSLGLVAALLIILLQEQKSSVAFLLLLFTVIIIFLSILDQVKHIFSLLAYIAAQAQIEPVYFKTILKIIGIAYIAEFGAQLIRDAGLNALASKVELAGKLFILMLAIPIVTAVIETILNFIPGT is encoded by the coding sequence ATGGACATCATTCAAGTCGTATCCTTAGGATTAGTGGCGGCTTTATTGATTATATTGCTGCAAGAACAAAAATCCTCGGTCGCCTTTCTGCTCCTTTTGTTCACTGTGATCATCATATTTTTATCTATTCTTGATCAGGTGAAGCATATTTTTTCACTGCTTGCTTATATCGCAGCACAAGCACAAATTGAACCAGTGTACTTCAAGACGATTTTGAAAATTATCGGAATTGCTTATATCGCAGAGTTCGGAGCGCAGCTGATCCGAGATGCGGGGTTGAACGCCCTGGCTTCTAAGGTAGAGCTTGCCGGAAAATTGTTCATTCTCATGCTGGCAATTCCCATTGTCACAGCTGTGATAGAGACAATATTGAACTTCATACCAGGTACCTAG
- the spoIIIAE gene encoding stage III sporulation protein AE has protein sequence MKRLLTLCCLVIGLVGSPIVSFASSSSPDAVPSMLDHVTTEELEESWKQLNHEYGEYMPTFNTNNFREFIESESSVKSSDWFSGILKFFFHELLLNGKLLASLLFLTLFSTLLQSVQSAFENSVVSRIAYMVVYLVLLTLALESFGQVIDYTLNAIERMSSFMIGLIPLLLGIMASFSHLMSISFFHPIIVALVQSSGLLVKYLLIPLFASSALLLIVGSLNETYKVDQLAELLRKTGLAIMGIFLTIFLGVISVQGTVTAVQDGITMKTARFVTGNFVPVIGRLFTDATDTILGASLVLKNTLGIAGVVILLGIAVFPALKVLAIAIIYKIAAALLQPLGDGPIIQAMDVVSRHIMYIFAALLMVSMMFFLVIVIMVAASNITMMVR, from the coding sequence ATGAAACGATTATTGACGTTGTGCTGCCTAGTCATCGGATTGGTGGGGTCTCCAATAGTCTCCTTCGCTTCTTCTTCCTCTCCCGATGCAGTTCCTTCGATGCTGGATCATGTGACGACAGAGGAATTAGAGGAAAGCTGGAAACAATTAAATCACGAGTATGGGGAATACATGCCTACATTCAATACAAACAACTTCCGTGAATTCATCGAGAGTGAGAGCTCTGTTAAGTCTTCTGATTGGTTCTCAGGTATTTTGAAATTCTTTTTTCATGAATTGCTGTTGAATGGAAAGCTGCTTGCTTCTTTGTTATTTTTGACGTTATTCAGTACGTTATTGCAGTCAGTCCAGTCGGCATTTGAAAACTCTGTTGTCAGCCGGATTGCATATATGGTTGTCTATCTCGTTCTACTGACTTTGGCATTAGAAAGTTTCGGCCAGGTAATTGACTATACCTTGAATGCAATCGAACGCATGAGCAGCTTCATGATTGGCCTGATTCCGCTTCTATTGGGAATCATGGCATCTTTCAGTCATTTGATGTCGATCTCTTTCTTCCACCCTATTATCGTAGCACTTGTACAGTCCAGCGGTCTTTTAGTCAAATACCTGCTCATTCCATTATTCGCTTCTTCTGCTTTACTTTTGATTGTTGGAAGTTTGAATGAGACGTATAAGGTCGATCAGCTTGCTGAATTATTGAGAAAAACAGGGCTTGCCATTATGGGTATTTTCTTGACGATATTTCTCGGCGTCATTTCCGTGCAGGGTACAGTCACTGCCGTTCAAGATGGGATCACGATGAAAACAGCAAGGTTTGTCACTGGTAATTTCGTTCCTGTCATCGGAAGACTTTTTACAGATGCGACGGACACCATCTTAGGCGCATCACTTGTATTGAAGAATACATTAGGTATCGCAGGTGTAGTCATCCTACTGGGGATTGCTGTATTTCCTGCTTTGAAAGTATTAGCGATCGCTATCATATATAAAATAGCAGCGGCTTTGCTGCAGCCACTTGGTGATGGTCCAATCATCCAGGCTATGGATGTCGTCAGTCGACATATTATGTATATATTTGCTGCATTATTAATGGTCTCGATGATGTTCTTCTTAGTCATCGTTATCATGGTGGCTGCCAGTAATATCACTATGATGGTCAGGTAG
- the spoIIIAF gene encoding stage III sporulation protein AF — MQLFIEWITKIVLFLILAMMADALLPSGVMKKYARLVMSILLLLIFLGPLLQLLKIEPERLIQQADDTMQEQWNTELLDENIESKKNEILEGQDAYKLEQVTQSLAAEIEEPLKEEQNLALMNVEMSFLQEPYSMETLDKLTLTVSRDNQPHTVEEVDITVMEDTSPEEGGDDPKVQKWVADFLNLDKEQIDIRWEEEDG, encoded by the coding sequence GTGCAACTTTTCATCGAATGGATTACGAAAATCGTCTTATTTCTTATATTAGCGATGATGGCAGATGCATTACTGCCTTCTGGAGTGATGAAAAAATACGCCCGGCTTGTTATGTCCATTCTGCTGCTTCTTATTTTTCTCGGACCTTTACTTCAGCTTTTGAAGATTGAACCAGAGCGCTTGATCCAACAAGCCGATGATACGATGCAGGAACAATGGAATACAGAGTTATTGGATGAAAATATAGAATCTAAGAAAAATGAAATACTCGAGGGACAAGATGCATATAAATTAGAACAAGTTACCCAATCCTTAGCTGCTGAAATTGAGGAACCTTTGAAAGAAGAGCAGAATCTAGCCCTTATGAATGTAGAAATGAGCTTTCTTCAAGAGCCATACAGTATGGAGACACTGGACAAGCTGACCCTCACAGTATCACGTGACAATCAACCCCATACTGTAGAGGAAGTGGACATTACGGTAATGGAAGATACGAGTCCAGAAGAGGGTGGAGACGATCCCAAAGTACAAAAATGGGTAGCTGATTTCTTAAACTTGGACAAAGAACAAATCGATATCCGCTGGGAGGAAGAGGATGGATAA
- the spoIIIAG gene encoding stage III sporulation protein AG, giving the protein MDKWWNKLLQPLSSKEGRKINKPKYFIGLGIIGILIILTSNWFSSDPPAPQQVPDQGVPSQEEESAAPKTGEMTNSISQLEVEYEKQLKPLLENIQGVNAVDIMINLSSTHKKVYDKNLIIGKQTTKENDKNGGEREIEDYSREQQLVLVRQGDREVPLLTQTSKPDVSGVFVTAEGVDQMQVKAWVVEAVARVLDVPTHRISVLPKQ; this is encoded by the coding sequence ATGGATAAATGGTGGAATAAGCTGTTGCAACCTTTGTCTAGTAAAGAAGGGAGAAAAATCAACAAACCGAAATATTTCATCGGGTTAGGCATAATCGGAATCCTCATCATTTTAACGAGTAACTGGTTTTCTTCTGATCCACCCGCACCACAACAAGTGCCGGACCAAGGAGTGCCATCACAAGAGGAAGAATCCGCAGCGCCTAAAACAGGTGAGATGACGAACTCCATTTCACAGTTGGAAGTGGAATATGAAAAACAACTCAAGCCGTTACTTGAAAACATTCAAGGTGTCAATGCCGTGGATATTATGATCAACCTGTCCTCTACACATAAAAAAGTGTATGACAAAAACTTAATCATAGGAAAGCAAACAACAAAAGAAAATGATAAGAACGGAGGCGAACGGGAAATTGAAGATTATTCGAGAGAACAGCAGTTAGTCCTCGTCCGTCAAGGCGATCGCGAAGTACCACTACTCACACAAACGTCCAAGCCAGACGTCAGTGGAGTTTTCGTGACTGCTGAAGGTGTCGATCAAATGCAGGTGAAAGCGTGGGTGGTTGAAGCTGTCGCTAGAGTATTGGATGTGCCGACACACAGGATTTCCGTCTTGCCTAAACAATAA
- a CDS encoding SpoIIIAH-like family protein encodes MVKKQTVWLLTMLSLLIVLSVYYMTSPDSGEMAFIQEDEWAEITDEATGEEGVETTGDGTVISQVSTEELFSAIRLDMQQERDQVTEQLSEIMASSDYSTEEKNEALEKMETIKSTQSKESIIENTILASDSYEDVLVRAEDDVVHVTVRANELSKTETNQIIQMVSDEFGQKTVQVQFQPTS; translated from the coding sequence TTGGTTAAAAAGCAAACAGTTTGGTTGTTGACAATGTTGAGTTTGTTGATCGTATTGAGTGTGTATTATATGACATCACCGGATAGTGGAGAAATGGCCTTCATACAAGAAGATGAATGGGCGGAAATCACCGATGAAGCGACAGGGGAAGAAGGTGTGGAAACCACTGGAGATGGGACGGTGATTTCTCAAGTTTCCACAGAGGAACTCTTCTCAGCCATCCGCTTGGATATGCAGCAGGAACGAGACCAAGTAACTGAACAATTATCTGAGATCATGGCCTCCAGCGATTATTCTACCGAAGAAAAAAATGAAGCTTTAGAAAAAATGGAGACCATCAAATCGACCCAATCCAAAGAGTCAATCATTGAAAATACGATTCTAGCCAGTGATTCTTATGAGGATGTTCTGGTTAGAGCTGAAGATGATGTTGTTCATGTAACCGTCAGAGCAAATGAACTTTCTAAAACGGAAACAAACCAAATCATCCAGATGGTATCAGATGAATTCGGCCAAAAAACGGTCCAAGTCCAGTTTCAGCCAACAAGTTAA
- the accB gene encoding acetyl-CoA carboxylase biotin carboxyl carrier protein, producing the protein MLKVQEIREIIKLIDQSNIDEFCYEANGTKVQMKKQQGQVVTEPAQAPQPVQAKAEPKPEVKEQAPQQQPKEDPAEEETAPVQDSKSDYDAEVTSPMVGTFYQSPSPDQDVYVKIGDQVKEDSVVCIVEAMKLFNEIEAEVSGEIVEILVKDGELVEYGQPLFRVKSK; encoded by the coding sequence ATGTTGAAGGTGCAAGAAATTCGTGAAATTATTAAATTGATCGACCAATCCAATATTGATGAATTTTGTTATGAAGCTAATGGAACAAAAGTGCAAATGAAAAAACAACAAGGACAAGTTGTAACAGAACCTGCTCAGGCCCCGCAGCCCGTCCAGGCAAAAGCGGAGCCTAAACCAGAGGTGAAAGAGCAAGCACCGCAACAGCAGCCAAAGGAAGATCCGGCGGAAGAAGAGACTGCCCCCGTTCAGGATTCCAAGAGTGATTATGATGCGGAAGTGACGTCTCCGATGGTTGGAACGTTCTATCAATCACCATCACCGGATCAAGATGTTTATGTGAAGATCGGGGATCAGGTGAAAGAAGATTCCGTAGTCTGTATTGTCGAAGCAATGAAATTATTTAATGAAATTGAAGCGGAAGTATCAGGGGAAATCGTCGAGATTCTTGTTAAAGACGGCGAACTGGTAGAATATGGTCAGCCGTTGTTCCGCGTAAAGTCTAAGTAA
- the accC gene encoding acetyl-CoA carboxylase biotin carboxylase subunit, which produces MIKKVLIANRGEIAVRIIRACKEMGIETVAVYSEADKEALHVQLADEAYCVGPTLSKDSYLNYTNIMSLATLTETDAIHPGYGFLAENAEFAEMCEECNITFIGPSAYAIQKMGTKDVARETMREAGVPVVPGSAGIIEDEEDGLKVAGEIGYPVIIKATAGGGGKGIRVARNEEDLKKGIRMTQQEAETAFGNPGVYIEKFIEDFRHVEIQVLADNHGNAVHLGERDCTIQRRLQKLIEETPSPAISDAMREKMGDAAVKAALAVDYSGAGTVEFIFDKEADSFYFMEMNTRIQVEHPVTEMVTGVDLIREMLLIANNEPLSFTQEEIKFEGWSIECRINAENPHKDFMPSAGKIDMYLPPGGLGVRVDSAAYPGYMIPPYYDSMVAKLITYGRDRDEAIRRMKRALDEFVIEGVYTTIPFHQRVMNHEIFVGGDFNTKFLEKYTIMKDES; this is translated from the coding sequence TTGATTAAAAAAGTTCTGATAGCCAACCGCGGGGAAATAGCGGTCCGGATCATTCGTGCTTGCAAAGAAATGGGCATCGAAACGGTCGCTGTTTATTCCGAAGCAGATAAAGAAGCGTTGCACGTCCAACTTGCTGATGAAGCATATTGTGTAGGACCGACGCTAAGTAAAGATAGTTACTTGAATTATACGAATATAATGAGTCTTGCAACATTGACCGAAACCGATGCCATCCATCCAGGTTATGGATTTTTAGCTGAAAATGCCGAATTCGCCGAAATGTGTGAGGAATGCAACATTACCTTCATCGGCCCATCTGCATACGCTATCCAGAAGATGGGGACCAAAGACGTGGCGAGAGAAACGATGAGAGAAGCTGGCGTCCCTGTCGTTCCAGGTTCTGCCGGGATTATTGAAGATGAAGAGGATGGTCTGAAAGTAGCCGGGGAGATCGGATATCCTGTTATCATCAAAGCGACAGCCGGAGGTGGCGGTAAAGGGATTCGTGTTGCTCGTAATGAAGAAGATTTGAAAAAAGGAATCCGCATGACCCAACAGGAAGCTGAAACGGCTTTTGGAAACCCGGGAGTTTACATTGAGAAATTCATTGAAGATTTCCGACACGTAGAAATCCAGGTGTTGGCAGATAACCACGGAAATGCCGTACACCTGGGGGAACGTGATTGTACGATTCAGCGCCGCCTTCAGAAGCTGATTGAAGAAACACCATCGCCTGCGATTTCAGATGCAATGAGAGAGAAGATGGGGGATGCGGCTGTTAAAGCTGCTTTAGCTGTGGATTATTCAGGTGCAGGTACTGTCGAGTTTATTTTCGATAAAGAAGCGGACTCCTTTTACTTTATGGAGATGAATACGAGAATCCAAGTGGAACATCCTGTGACAGAGATGGTGACAGGTGTCGATTTGATAAGAGAGATGTTATTGATTGCAAATAACGAACCACTTTCCTTTACTCAAGAGGAAATCAAATTTGAAGGCTGGTCGATTGAATGTCGGATAAATGCAGAAAATCCACACAAGGACTTCATGCCCTCTGCTGGGAAAATCGATATGTACCTTCCACCTGGTGGACTCGGAGTACGCGTGGATTCTGCCGCATATCCAGGGTATATGATCCCTCCCTATTATGATTCGATGGTTGCGAAACTGATCACATATGGCAGGGATCGTGACGAAGCCATTCGCCGGATGAAGCGTGCATTGGATGAATTCGTGATCGAAGGTGTTTATACAACCATTCCATTTCACCAGCGGGTCATGAACCATGAAATTTTCGTTGGAGGAGATTTTAACACGAAGTTCTTAGAGAAATATACTATAATGAAAGATGAATCCTAA
- a CDS encoding Asp23/Gls24 family envelope stress response protein has product MSEKQLLNVTDGSTLGNIEIAPEVIEVIAGIAVSEVAGVASMRGNFASGVAERLGKKNHGKGVKVELTESGILLDAYVVVDYGISIPDTAQKIQDNTRQALKNMTALEIKEINVHIVGVQMEKEEEIEVEEF; this is encoded by the coding sequence GTGAGTGAAAAGCAATTGTTGAATGTGACGGACGGATCGACATTAGGCAATATAGAGATTGCTCCTGAAGTAATTGAAGTCATCGCCGGGATCGCTGTATCGGAGGTTGCTGGTGTTGCCTCCATGCGGGGAAATTTCGCTTCTGGTGTAGCAGAGCGCCTTGGGAAGAAGAACCATGGTAAAGGTGTGAAGGTTGAGTTGACCGAGAGCGGGATATTGCTCGATGCTTACGTCGTTGTGGATTACGGAATTTCGATTCCCGATACAGCACAGAAAATCCAGGACAATACAAGGCAAGCGCTTAAAAATATGACCGCACTCGAAATAAAAGAAATCAATGTGCATATTGTTGGTGTACAGATGGAAAAAGAAGAAGAAATTGAAGTGGAAGAATTTTAA
- the nusB gene encoding transcription antitermination factor NusB: MKRRTAREKALQALFQTITSEIDTDEAIEHVVEGHEVDDFLYDLVHGVMKYREELDQWISDNLDHWTLARLAKVEKTVLRMAAYEMKYKEDVPTQVAINEAIELAKIFGEEDSGKFVNGVLSKMV, from the coding sequence ATGAAACGACGCACAGCACGAGAAAAAGCACTACAGGCGCTTTTTCAAACGATTACGAGTGAAATAGACACAGATGAAGCAATCGAGCATGTAGTCGAAGGGCATGAAGTGGATGATTTCCTTTATGATCTTGTACATGGAGTTATGAAGTACCGGGAGGAATTGGATCAATGGATTTCTGACAATCTGGATCATTGGACATTGGCACGTCTGGCTAAAGTAGAGAAAACAGTCTTGCGAATGGCAGCATATGAAATGAAGTACAAAGAAGATGTACCGACACAGGTGGCTATCAACGAAGCTATCGAATTAGCCAAAATCTTCGGGGAAGAAGATTCAGGGAAGTTTGTCAACGGCGTTTTATCAAAAATGGTATAA
- the folD gene encoding bifunctional methylenetetrahydrofolate dehydrogenase/methenyltetrahydrofolate cyclohydrolase FolD produces MSAEVIYGKPLAEELRQEMKEEVSALHEKKIHPKLVVVIIGEDPASMSYVKGKQRASEKVGLDSELIELPVDTSEQYLLDLIDRLNQDDEVHGILVQLPVPEHISDQKIIESIDPRKDVDGFHPMNAGRMLTGQDTFYPCTPYGILVMLKRASISLEGKHVVIVGRSNLVGKPVGQLLLNENATVTHCHSRTKDLRHHTKQADILIVAAGRPSLVSGEDISEGTVVIDVGVNRVDGKLTGDVDFDSAKEVASYITPVPKGVGPMTITMLLHNTIEAAKRIHGQ; encoded by the coding sequence ATGTCAGCAGAAGTGATTTACGGAAAACCATTAGCTGAAGAACTACGTCAAGAGATGAAAGAAGAAGTCAGTGCTTTACATGAGAAGAAAATTCATCCGAAATTGGTGGTCGTGATCATAGGAGAAGATCCTGCATCCATGTCCTATGTTAAAGGCAAACAGCGTGCTTCTGAAAAAGTTGGCCTTGATTCCGAATTGATTGAACTACCTGTAGATACTTCAGAGCAATATCTTTTGGATTTAATCGACCGTTTGAATCAGGATGATGAGGTACATGGCATTCTCGTTCAGCTGCCAGTACCAGAGCATATATCTGACCAGAAGATCATTGAATCAATCGATCCCAGAAAAGATGTCGACGGTTTTCACCCTATGAATGCGGGCAGAATGTTGACTGGACAAGATACATTTTATCCTTGTACCCCTTACGGAATTTTAGTGATGCTCAAGCGTGCATCTATCTCTTTGGAAGGGAAGCATGTTGTAATCGTGGGCAGAAGTAACCTTGTCGGTAAACCAGTCGGCCAATTGTTGTTGAATGAAAACGCAACAGTTACACATTGCCATTCAAGGACGAAAGATCTGCGTCATCATACTAAACAGGCAGATATATTGATTGTAGCAGCTGGTAGACCATCTCTTGTATCTGGAGAAGATATTAGTGAAGGGACAGTGGTCATTGATGTCGGTGTAAATCGTGTGGATGGTAAGTTGACGGGAGATGTCGACTTTGATTCTGCCAAAGAAGTAGCATCCTACATCACCCCGGTCCCTAAAGGAGTTGGGCCGATGACGATTACGATGCTGCTCCATAATACGATTGAAGCCGCCAAACGAATTCACGGCCAGTAA
- the xseA gene encoding exodeoxyribonuclease VII large subunit, translated as MQDQYLTVTALTKYIKRKLSGDPHLKTVWLRGEVSNFKHHSRGHMYLSLKDEQARIQAVMFAGNNRSLKFVPENGMNVLVKGEVNVYEPMGQYQLYLKEMQPDGIGALYFAFEQLKGKLEKEGLFAFDRKKPLPTYPQHIGVITSPTGAAVKDILTTIERRYPIVPVSILPVLVQGERAANSVVNAIQYANEHLDCDVLIVGRGGGSIEDLWGFNEEVVARAIAESEIPVISGVGHETDTTISDFVADVRAATPTGAAELAVPSIIELKDQVHAYNQRLIRVMAGIQSEAKQKLTRLQKSYAFKYPEQLMRQKEQDLDRILERMNRQIERKHSQHQEQWSYLTKRLRQQGPETKMKEGAETLEKQTKQLQLRFQHLLQHKKERFHTTIDKLTLLNPLDIMKRGYAIPFTEKGKVIKKASSVKSGDPISLKVQDGTIDCHVTGVKEEEND; from the coding sequence GTGCAGGACCAATATTTAACAGTTACAGCCTTGACGAAGTATATCAAGCGGAAGCTCTCCGGTGATCCACACTTGAAAACCGTGTGGCTCCGGGGAGAGGTCTCTAATTTTAAACACCATAGCCGAGGGCATATGTACCTTTCTCTTAAAGATGAACAAGCCCGCATTCAGGCTGTTATGTTTGCCGGAAACAACCGATCGTTGAAATTCGTCCCCGAAAATGGAATGAATGTGTTGGTCAAGGGTGAGGTGAATGTGTACGAACCGATGGGGCAGTACCAGTTATACCTTAAAGAAATGCAACCTGATGGAATCGGTGCCCTATACTTTGCCTTTGAACAATTAAAAGGAAAGCTTGAAAAAGAAGGGCTGTTCGCTTTCGATCGGAAAAAGCCCCTCCCTACATATCCGCAGCATATTGGGGTTATCACTTCGCCGACTGGCGCTGCCGTCAAGGACATATTAACGACCATTGAACGTCGGTATCCGATTGTCCCTGTCTCGATTCTTCCTGTCCTTGTGCAAGGGGAAAGAGCGGCGAATTCAGTGGTCAATGCCATTCAATATGCGAATGAACATTTAGATTGCGACGTTCTTATCGTCGGTCGAGGCGGAGGTTCTATCGAAGACTTGTGGGGGTTCAATGAAGAGGTGGTCGCAAGGGCGATCGCCGAATCTGAGATCCCAGTGATTTCTGGTGTCGGTCATGAAACGGATACCACGATCAGTGATTTTGTGGCGGATGTAAGGGCAGCGACCCCGACTGGAGCAGCTGAATTGGCAGTACCATCGATAATTGAATTGAAGGACCAGGTTCATGCTTATAATCAACGCTTGATTCGAGTAATGGCTGGAATTCAGTCGGAAGCCAAGCAAAAGTTGACTAGATTGCAAAAGTCATACGCTTTTAAATATCCCGAACAATTGATGCGTCAGAAAGAACAAGACCTTGATCGGATATTAGAACGGATGAACCGGCAGATTGAACGGAAACATTCCCAGCACCAGGAACAGTGGTCTTATTTGACCAAAAGGCTGCGTCAGCAAGGACCGGAAACGAAGATGAAAGAAGGGGCGGAAACGTTGGAAAAGCAGACGAAGCAGCTCCAACTAAGGTTTCAGCATCTTTTGCAACACAAAAAGGAACGTTTCCATACCACAATTGATAAATTGACCCTTTTAAATCCACTTGACATTATGAAGCGCGGTTATGCCATTCCTTTTACTGAAAAAGGAAAAGTCATCAAAAAAGCAAGCAGCGTGAAGTCAGGGGATCCGATCTCGTTGAAAGTGCAGGATGGAACAATCGACTGCCATGTAACAGGCGTGAAGGAGGAAGAAAATGACTGA
- a CDS encoding exodeoxyribonuclease VII small subunit, with protein MTDNKEEISFEEAMKQLEEIVEKLETGEVPLEKAIQFYQEGMKLSKLCSEKLGNVETQMQKIMNEHGEFEPFSVQEEE; from the coding sequence ATGACTGATAATAAAGAAGAAATCAGCTTTGAAGAAGCAATGAAGCAATTGGAAGAGATAGTAGAGAAACTTGAAACAGGCGAAGTACCTTTGGAAAAAGCGATCCAATTTTATCAAGAAGGGATGAAACTTTCCAAATTATGCAGTGAAAAGCTCGGCAATGTAGAAACACAAATGCAAAAGATCATGAATGAGCATGGTGAATTCGAGCCGTTTTCGGTGCAGGAGGAAGAGTGA